GTCTAGTGCAATTGTGTCTGTTATTACATATGTCCTCTAGTTGAAACCTAGAAACTAGTGCAATTGTGTTTGTTATTGCATGAGGGTTTACTCCTATAAATAGTCATGTTCCAACAGGGAAACCGATAATCGTCACTTACTACTCATAATTCTCTTTGTTCTAGTTTTTCTCAAACTATTCACTGACTTAGCCATCAAAGGCCCTTTGGCAGACGCCCTCCTTATTTCTCGGGTATTCGTCAATTAGACTAACAGTGAGTCTTATTTTGTCAGTGGAGTTTTGTCAATTCAACCttgaacaaaatttacatttacAATAATACcaataaactattttttttaaattaaagagtATTTTAGACTAACTCATCCATAtagttttggttgaatttttttttaagctcaAGTATATTCACGaactaaaaaaatcaaacaacaaaCCAACCCTGTGTGCGACGTTATAGCGTGTGCGAGGTGCCACGTCTCTACGTACCGTGCACCTGGCATATATGGACAAGATCAAACACACAAAGCTGTCCTAGCTATCAAACAAGTGCAATTATGCAAAGTGACCAAGAGAGTGGGCCACCAAGTACTCATCTAACATTTTTCTTGCGGATGAAACTAAATGAAGCATAAAGATCCGTTCTCTAGTGCAATTGTGTCTGCTATTGCTATACAGTGTCCCCTAGCTGAAAGGAGTCGTGGTCCTGCGAGACATCATTCCCTTGCTCAAAAtatcataaaaatttgaagaccCGACAAATTAATGTGACCCCAGGATGGTCACTACTGGCTAGATGGTAATGTTGTATGTTCTGCAGCCATGCATGTACGTCGGCCTCTCGTTCCTTCAAGAGAAGTATACTTCTTTTTATTCTCTTCTCTAGTCATATAATTACAGCTACACAATGCATGtttcaagtaagtttttttttttccttctaacaGACGTGGTCATGTGTCATTGGGAAAGTAAAACAGTGATGACGTGCCAAACTATAAACCGCTTAAAGAGCTTCCCCCACTAGGGCACCATTACCTTATAAAAAGCAACTAAGGTGCTCAAACCTTGATATCAAGAAGTAAGAACAAATTACGTCTCCAAAAGCTTAGAGTTTGATATTTTTGTTAGTGTTTAACCAAGAACCAGAATACATATTTATACAATGGCTGCATCAGCAACTTTCATGCATTCAACATTCCTAGCTAATTCCTTGGCTTATGGAGCGGGAAAGAACAAATCAGTTAGAGTGAATCACCTTGTTGCACCAACTGTGCACATCTACCCTCAAATAAGGATATGTTCAATGGCCAAGGTAATTATTCTATTCTTCTGTCTTCTTCGTTATTTGGCTTATATATGTGCATCTTACGtacatatatttataaaataatgataCTAATTACGTACTATATctgatttatttttcatttgtaggaTGGTCAGAAGAAACAACCATCTATAGTTACAAATGCATCAAAaaatccaccaccaccacttccTACACCTTCTTCTCCcagcaaggtattgttttgcTTAAGTGTCTAGTGTTACTTGAATTGATCcgttatttatttgttgtatTGTCTTAACTATTAAAAGTTTAATAAATATTACCTTACTCATGCTAATTATGCATTTGTAcatttaaaactttaaaatcaagATAATATGGGACTTTGTCAAAGGAACTACAAGTTTGTATGTCGGTATTGATATAAGTCCAATCCAATTTATTCGAGAGCAATACAAGAATATTCATCCAAAGATTAAATTTAGCTACCCCAATGTATATATGTATTGCTAAGGAGTTCCATAGCAATATGTCGTTACTGTGGCATTCACACATGGATAATATGTGACACGTATCTCATAGCAGGTTAGCACAAAGTTTTCAGACTTGTTTGCATTCAGTGGGCCAGTGCCGGAGAGGATCAACGGCAGACTTGCAATGGTTGGGTTTGTTTCAGCTCTAGCAGTGGAACTATCCAAGGGGCAGGATGTGTTCGCTCAGATATCCAATGGTGGAGTCTCATTGTTCCTTGGAACTAGTATTTTGATAACAGTGGCATCATTGATTCCTCTATTTAATGGACTCAGCGTGGAATCAGAATCAGATGGGATCATGACCCCAGATGCTGAGCTCATAAATGGAAGGTTGGCCATGTTAGGTCTTGTAGCCTTGGCCTTCACCGAGTATGTGAAGGGCGGAACCCTAGTTTAGGTCTTAATCATTATGTTAGGATGCTTTCTGgcttaatactttataatttctCACATGTATTTAGTGTTCACATATGTTTATAAGAATAATGTTACGTTTTGGTACCCCATAATCTAAACATACTTTTAATTTTAGCAAGCATAAATATTATGAGCTATTTAGATGGGGAAGTTCTATCTTgtaatcgaaaaaaaaaaaaaaaacagcaccATCATTCAAAGAATACGTACATGCAATAACTTGGTAATAGACAATATTGAGGTGATGGTGCTACTAAAATGGCGTCGCGGATACAAGATAAATTTTATCCTATCTTTTGTTAACAATGAGGAATCAAGAAATCAACAAatacagagagagaaagcttcAAAACAATTATCTGAAATACTTCActtttctatttctttcttcttacTTTGATAAATACATCCTTATGGTATTTATAGCTTATACCATCCTTTACATTTGTAACTAACACTCTACCTCAACTAATCATCATATGACACTTGTCATTACACTAACCATTCTGTTGTACACTAAACACATATTACAACCTATCATTCCCCCTCAATCCCATGCTTGGAACAACCAAGCATGAGATTGGAACAAAAATAGTTAAACTGAGGAGAACACAAGCCTTTGGTTAAGATGTCTGCATACTGATCAGCAGAAGCAACAAACTGTAGGTGAATAGTGCCTTGTTGAACTCTTTCAcgaacaaaatgacaatcaattTCAATGTGCTTAGCTTTAGAATGAAGAACTGGATTAGTGGCAAGAGCCATAATTGAGATGTTATCACAATGTAGGGAGGGAGCATCAGAACAGGACACATGTAAATCCTGAAGAAGCTGTTGTATCCAGACTACTTCAGCAGTTGTAGTGGCCATGGCTCTGTACTTAGCCTCTGTAGAAAACTGACTAACAGTATGCTGCTTTTTAGAACTCCAAGAGATGGGATTAGACCCCAGAAAAATCACAAAGCCAGTGGTAGACCTCCTATCATTGGGGTCACCAGCCCAATCAACATCAGTATAGCCCAATCAGTATCATTGGGGAAGTTCTATCTTGtaatcggaaaaaaaaaaaaaaaaaaaaaaaaaaaaaaaagacaacacCATCATTCAAAGAATACGTACATGCAATAACTTGGTAATAGACAATATTGAGGTGATGGTGCTACTAAAATGGCGTCTCAGATATAAGACAAATTTTATCCTATCTTTAAGTATGCCTAGAGTAAAGAGAAAAATTACCTCCACATGCGCCACGAAATTACCTTCATAGTAGGCAAaagaaacactttttttttggaacaagaAAATCTTCATTACTAACCGTAAACGCAAATGTATGTACAAGGCCAAACATGTTCTGCTATCCAACTCTTCTTTGCACTCTGCATTTCTTCTTCCCTTAATTTCGAGAAATTCTGCTACCAATAGCATCAAGCTCCCTCTTTAGCTCACCCATCTTTGTTCGTTAGAGACGACTCCGATGAAGGTTTCCATCCAGGTACAAGCTTCACAATCAAGTCATCAATTAACTCAGCTACGACAGAGACATTCAGTCATCTGTAGGTGGGCTAAGGAATTCCCACATGTAGCAttgttgtttttaataattatgatattatttcttattttgccTCAACATTAGTTGACTTAAGATTTGTTCATTATCTCTGCAGCACAAAGGCGACCTTAATAATGTAATGAGAGTACAATATCAACTGTACGGTAAAtgatactctttttcttttcttttttttttttttttttttttttttttttttttgaccatCTAATATATTTAGTGTAATTTTTACCATAAGTATAAcctttgtttttaaaatataattcattaattttggtAATCAGCATACTTAAACTTAAATGTGATATATCCGTTTAGTATTTTTTTGTACAGTGATAATACTCAAGTATATTTTACATCATATAtcttttgaagaacatgaaactatgaagaaaaaaaccctaattaatctGATTATGGGGGTTTTGTTTTATATCAAAATATTGCGGCAGAAGCCACACTTTGAAGAGTTCATGCTGCACAGAAAGATGAAGAAATGCCACCCGTTGAGTCCATCATTACTCCACTGGAGACAGAGCTTAAGCTTGCTGCAGGAGGTCTGTTGTGTAATATGAGccctttaattttgttttaagacAGATAGGGTTGAAAAAACTTTATGTAGTATTTTTGTATCAGTTTTGAGTGTCTATTTTGACTTCCATAATTGGTCTGTAAATGTGAGATATAGAGAATTCAATATGTATTTGGTTTCTACAGTGTTAACGGATTTATCGACTCATTTATTTACAtgaattaataattataatgagTTAAATTGTTGTATACCTTATGGATGTATTGCTTTCTTAGGTAACCAAGTTGCAGGATGACAACAGAACACTTGACCGACTTACTAAATCCAAGGTGGCTGCTCTGCCCGAGGCCGAGAGAACTGATCAGATTGCTTGGGCAAAAGCATCCTTGGTTGACGATCTGCAGGTAAACCTTCCATTTCCATATGAAGTTtgcatttttgttatttctgaaatttgagttttattctTTCTTATTAATGGTAATTATATGATAGAAGAATTGGGATTAGTTGTTGATTTATggggattagaaaatataaGCGAGTGTGTGACTGAGTGAGGTCGTTGTCATCAAGGACCtaagaacatggaaaaaaaGTGATGGAACTGGAAAGAAGAATACCAAATGAGGCACTGATTTGTTGAGGTATTTATTTTTGCttggaaaaaaattgagatatTGTGGATTATTACTTACATATATAGAACTATAAGCTTTTGAGATTAGGAGACAAAACCCACAAATTCAAAtcagacaaaaaataaattaaaaatttaacacaCTTAAAGATCAAACTCCAAAAGGGTGTTAAAAACAAGGCTTATTTGATCCATTGAGTGTGAAAGTTTTGAGCTTTGAAGAAGCAGAGGAGGAGAGTTGTTAACCAAACAGCATTATCCATGTATTAGGATGTTGACCGTAGGCAGGAAAAATCCTTTTTTGACACCATATCCAGAGGAGTTGATTAGACTGCTGTATTCTATAACTAGCTTTGAGAAACAACTTTAAGCTTTAGATGATGTGTTCTCATAACCTCCTGCTCTGTAAACGATTTGTGTAGGTTTTGGAAGTGGTGCTACTAAACCTCATACACCCCACAATCAAGTTGTTTACACCTGAACTCATGATAAAATTTATGGATCCGACATGTATGTATACGTATTTATTTTCTAATAGTGTTCAGATTTTcacttggttttttttattaatttgtggACCAATTTTAGTTGCTAATCATTGTTGTAAAGGTTAATTAGTCCAATTACTTGAGATGGGTGTGTTAAATTGTGGTTACGGTTTCAAACCCGCAGCAGAGCGCGGGCATCTGTGCTAGTATAAGCTATTTAGAAGGAGAAGTCCTATCTTGTAATCGAGAAAAAACAGCACCATCACCCAAAGAATACATACATGCAATAACTTTGTAATAGATAGTATTGAGGTGATGGTGCCACTAAAATGGCGTCTCGGTTACAAGACAAATTTTCTCCTATTTTATGCCTAGAGCGCAGAGAAAAAACCTCCACAGGTGCCTCGAAATTAGCTTCATAGTAGGTACAAACATATAAAGGATGAGGATCTGAGGGTAtggaagaatttttttttttggaaccaGAAAATATTCATTACTAGTTGTCATTTGGGAAACAGTTTAGGGGGAGGATCTATCATCCATGGAGTATCTGCTTGATAATCATGCTCATGGTCGTGCTCCTGCTCCTGCTTCTTGTCATTGTAATACTTAAAAGATGGACGAGCGTAGACTATAATTTGAAAAGATGGGGAATTGAATAAATAGGgacagaaaatttgaaaacatgaAATTGCAGCGGTCAGATTAACTGTATCATGTCCTCGGTACGGCATTACTACAAAAGGAGACAAAACTTGGTGAGAAGTAGAATTCTGTTAATAGGTAGTATAGATTACATTGGAGATTTGGATTTCGGAATACGTTTTCGTATAAGAGGTACTAGTGTTGCAAACATATAAACAGAAAAAGAATGACAAGAATACATCTTTGCTACTATTTCACGTATCTACACATCCTCCGGAAAGCCTCAGCGTCTCTTGCAGCATCGTTATGTATCACATCTACGGATCAACAAAGACTGCTTGCTTCGCCGACTCTCCATTAACACGATCGCTGGATTCCACTTCATAATCACTCTGTTTCTGCACAACACCAAATACTTGTTACTACAACGATAATCCAACACGCCGATGGAGAGAATGGTAAGAGGGTGAGTCAGCTAAAGGCAGGAAAACAAATCCATCTCAATGTTGAAAATTTCCCCCTCTGGCAATATATGCAAATCATATTCCATGCACACAAAATATAAGCATATGAGGAGGCCTGCAGGTATGTACATACTTCGGAAGGAGGATCAACTGTAAACAAATTTATGGATCGAGGGTTGAAACCGAGCGTgctgaaaacacatgaaagaaAACAGATGTCAGTTAAAGAGACGACCCAAAGACAACACCTTATAGGAACTGTATTCAACCCGCACGGGATGCAAAATGGATAACAAGATTCATAATTTAATCGATGAATATCTAACATGTTCAATATTTACACGGAAAGTTCTGCActgaaaatttgacaaatatACAACCTATTTCAAATAAGGACAGAAAGGGGAAAAATGAGCACGTTGttgctttttaatttattcCTCTATAAGGAGAGAAGATAGTTTACCAGCGAGATAGAACTAGCTGCCACAGGTACGGAATAAAGAACTCCTCCGGATGACTCTCTTGTTCATATGTGAACCGCAACTGAGTGAACATCTGAGAAAAGATTTTTAGGACATTTTAAACAATCTCCAGGTAGCAACCGTGCACTTCGGCCACGTTATTCAACAAtcaaaatttcttttttcatttcttttccttttttaccTTCATCCCTTCACCCCGCCATGATCTGCAATTAATTATTATGACTTGGAGTACTTTCTCTACTGACCATTCACCATCCGTATTCTGGGCATCCATGCGGCTATTGAAAAAATCTAACACCTACAAAGCCAAACAAAAAGTACAATTCAAATGCACTAAGAAAACATGGTCCAAGTAATCACCAAAACTTGCCTATTAATTTGAAAACAGGATAAGCTACAAGTTCTGTAACATACAGTGTAGATGTTTTCAAGCAGCTCGCTGAAGCGTGGATGATTCCTGAAAGGCTGAAAAACCTCCTGCCTGTGCATTATTGCATATACAACCTGTCCATTGCATACAGTGAGGAATATGGAAAAcagaaaaaattataaagtgaTAGCATTAATCATTTTGTGTGAACAATATAACACTAACACAGACAGACCCCTGCTAGTGTACATGCGAGTACCTCAGGATTTCGTGGCAAGGCATAAGTCAAAATTGCATTTAATATTTCAAGAACTAGTCTCAAGAAGTCGGTATATATATGCATCTCTGTTGACTGCAATAGGAAAAATTCTAGCTCAGTCGACAAAAGAATGGGAAAGGGTGTCAATGATAAGTTAAGGAGTGTTGTCATTACTGTATCATCTGCAAGGCCATTTCCTTCAAATGAGTTGCCTTTGGCTATTCGCATCTGATTATCTCGCACTTCTGCTAATTTGTTATACCTAAATCAAATATTACACagagaaatattttaaaaacttttaacaaaaaaaatcatgccAGAAGTGCATGAAAGAATAACTTTGTAAACTACAAAACAAgtag
This Pyrus communis chromosome 6, drPyrComm1.1, whole genome shotgun sequence DNA region includes the following protein-coding sequences:
- the LOC137737066 gene encoding early light-induced protein 1, chloroplastic-like — translated: MAASATFMHSTFLANSLAYGAGKNKSVRVNHLVAPTVHIYPQIRICSMAKDGQKKQPSIVTNASKNPPPPLPTPSSPSKVSTKFSDLFAFSGPVPERINGRLAMVGFVSALAVELSKGQDVFAQISNGGVSLFLGTSILITVASLIPLFNGLSVESESDGIMTPDAELINGRLAMLGLVALAFTEYVKGGTLV